From the genome of Glycine max cultivar Williams 82 chromosome 2, Glycine_max_v4.0, whole genome shotgun sequence, one region includes:
- the LOC100817463 gene encoding Zinc finger CCCH domain-containing protein 14-like (The RefSeq protein has 1 substitution compared to this genomic sequence), with protein MDVRKRGRPDVNLNGAVKKTKQELESLSSGVGSKSKPCTKFFSTAGCPFGEGCHFLHYVPGGYNVVAHMMNLKPAAPPPRTVAAPPPIPNGSAPSAVKTRICNKFNTAEGCKFGDKCHFAHGEWELGKPIAPSIDDHHHHRPLGPPAGGRMAGRIEPPPAMAGSFGAISTAKISVEASLAGAIIGKGGVNSKQICRQTGAKLSIREHESDPNLRNIELEGTFEQIKEASNMVKDLLLTVSMSAPPKSTPGVPGAPAPPGSNFKTKLCENFPKGSCTFGERCHFAHGAAELRKSGV; from the exons ATGGACGTTCGCAAGCGCGGAAGGCCCGACGTCAACCTTAACGGCGCCGTTAAGAAGACCAAGCAAG AATTGGAGTCCTTATCAAGTGGTGTAGGAAGCAAATCGAAGCCATGTACCAAGTTTTTCAG TACTGCTGGCTGCCCATTTGGTGAGGGCTGCCACTTCTTACATTATGTTCCAGGTGGTTACAATGTTGTTGCCCATATGATGAATTTAAAACCCGCGGCTCCTCCACCAAGAACCGTTGCTGCACCACCACCCATCCCGAATGGTTCTGCTCCATCTGCTGTTAAAACCCGCATATGTAACAAATTCAATACTGCCGAAGGATGCAAATTTGGTGACAAGTGCCATTTTGCCCATGGTGAATGGGAACTTGGCAAACCTATTGCTCCATCAATTgatgatcatcatcatcatcgtccTTTGGGACCTCCAGCAGGTGGTCGTATGGCTGGTCGAATTGAGCCTCCTCCCGCTATGGCTGGTAGCTTTGGTGCCATTTCTACCGCCAAGATCAGTGTAGAAGCTTCCCTGGCTGGAGCTATCATTGGGAAGGGTGGTGTGAACTCGAAGCAGATCTGTCGCCAAACAGGAGCCAAACTTTCAATTCGAGAGCACGAATCCGATCCAAATCTTAGAAACATTGAACTCGAGGGAACTTTTGAACAGATTAAGGAAGCAAGTAACATGGTAAAAGATTTACTTTTGACCGTGTCAATGTCTGCCCCACCAAAATCCACCCCAGGTGTTCCTGGTGCCCCTGCCCCCCCTGGAAGCAACTTCAAGACCAAGCTGTGTGAGAATTTTGCAAAAGGATCTTGCACCTTTGGAGAGAGATGTCACTTTGCACATGGAGCTGCTGAATTGCGCAAGTCGGGagtatga